In a genomic window of Lathamus discolor isolate bLatDis1 chromosome 4, bLatDis1.hap1, whole genome shotgun sequence:
- the DCUN1D5 gene encoding DCN1-like protein 5 isoform X2, translating to MPVKKKRKSSGSVAAAADDTGLKKCKLGSYCRSQASGKVLSGEEHFSSKKCLAWFYEYAGPDEVVGPEGIEKFCEDIGVEPENIIMLVLAWKLEAESMGFFTKEEWLKGMTSLQCDCTEKLQSKFDFLRSQLNDISSFKNIYRYAFDFARDKDQRSLDIDTAKSMLALLLGRTWPLFSVFYQYLEQSKYRVMNKDQWYNVLEFSRTVHADLSNYDEDGAWPVLLDEFVEWQKVRQAS from the exons ATGCCGgtgaagaagaagaggaagtcCTCGGGGTCGGTGGCTGCAGCGGCGGACGACACCGGCCTCAAGAAATGTAAACTCGGCAG CTATTGCAGATCACAAGCCTCTGGTAAAGTGTTAAGTGGAGAGGAACATTTTTCAAGCAAAAAGTGCCTGGCTTGGTTTTATGAATATGCAG gTCCAGATGAAGTGGTGGGACCTGAAGGAATAGAAAAGTTCTGTGAAGACATCGGTGTCGAGCCTGAGAAT ATTATTATGTTAGTTTTAGCCTGGAAGCTAGAGGCCGAAAGCATGGGATTTTTTACCAAGGAAGAATGGTTAAAAGGAATGACCTCACTACA GTGTGATTGTACAGAAAAATTACAGAGTAAATTTGACTTCTTGCGATCACAATTGAATGACATTTCATCCTTTAAGAATATCTACAGATATGCCTTTGATTTTGCAAGG GATAAAGACCAGCGAAGTCTCGATATTGATACTGCAAAATCCATGTTAGCTCTTCTGCTTGGAAGAACTTGGCcattgttttcagtattttatcaaTACCTAGAG CAATCGAAGTATAGAGTTATGAACAAGGATCAGTGGTACAATGTGCTAGAGTTCAGCAGAACTGTCCATGCAGATCTTAGCAACTATGATGAAGATGGTGCAT GGCCTGTACTTCTGGATGAATTTGTTGAATGGCAGAAGGTTCGTCAAGCGTCATAG
- the DCUN1D5 gene encoding DCN1-like protein 5 isoform X1 — protein MAALARSRAWSGWRQRTRSVMARRRAGERVGSVPWRRAPSAGCPGPSKAMGHPQPAGRLPFVRVPRAPVSWGRSLLAPLRYRLVSGNEPAIPGPVLLWNAKSERHGCPAPAGRASYCRSQASGKVLSGEEHFSSKKCLAWFYEYAGPDEVVGPEGIEKFCEDIGVEPENIIMLVLAWKLEAESMGFFTKEEWLKGMTSLQCDCTEKLQSKFDFLRSQLNDISSFKNIYRYAFDFARDKDQRSLDIDTAKSMLALLLGRTWPLFSVFYQYLEQSKYRVMNKDQWYNVLEFSRTVHADLSNYDEDGAWPVLLDEFVEWQKVRQAS, from the exons ATGGCGGCCCTGGCGCGCTCGCGAGCTTGGTCCGGCTGGCGGCAGAGGACGCGCTCGGTAATGGCCAGGCGCCGAGCGGGAGAGCGCGTGGGGAGCGTGCCCTGGCGGCGAGCGCCCTCTGCCGGCTGCCCGGGGCCGTCCAAGGCGATGGGGCACCCCCAGCCCGCAGGGCGGCTGCCCTTCGTTAGGGTGCCACGGGCGCCGGTGAGCTGGGGACGTTCCCTTCTAGCCCCGCTCCGCTACCGATTGGTTTCCGGTAACGAACCAGCGATTCCCGGGCCCGTACTGCTTTGGAATGCGAAGTCGGAGAGGCACGGCTGCCCGGCACCGGCCGGGCGAGCAAG CTATTGCAGATCACAAGCCTCTGGTAAAGTGTTAAGTGGAGAGGAACATTTTTCAAGCAAAAAGTGCCTGGCTTGGTTTTATGAATATGCAG gTCCAGATGAAGTGGTGGGACCTGAAGGAATAGAAAAGTTCTGTGAAGACATCGGTGTCGAGCCTGAGAAT ATTATTATGTTAGTTTTAGCCTGGAAGCTAGAGGCCGAAAGCATGGGATTTTTTACCAAGGAAGAATGGTTAAAAGGAATGACCTCACTACA GTGTGATTGTACAGAAAAATTACAGAGTAAATTTGACTTCTTGCGATCACAATTGAATGACATTTCATCCTTTAAGAATATCTACAGATATGCCTTTGATTTTGCAAGG GATAAAGACCAGCGAAGTCTCGATATTGATACTGCAAAATCCATGTTAGCTCTTCTGCTTGGAAGAACTTGGCcattgttttcagtattttatcaaTACCTAGAG CAATCGAAGTATAGAGTTATGAACAAGGATCAGTGGTACAATGTGCTAGAGTTCAGCAGAACTGTCCATGCAGATCTTAGCAACTATGATGAAGATGGTGCAT GGCCTGTACTTCTGGATGAATTTGTTGAATGGCAGAAGGTTCGTCAAGCGTCATAG